One Paraburkholderia dioscoreae DNA segment encodes these proteins:
- a CDS encoding histidine triad nucleotide-binding protein, producing MSHDPNCLFCKIAAGEIPSTKVHEDDEFVAFRDIRPAAETHVLVIPRKHIATLSNCTESDAPLLGRMLVLTARLADQLGVAYTGGETGFRTVINTGPGGGQEVYHLHAHILAGPRPWQRMG from the coding sequence ATGAGTCACGACCCGAACTGCCTTTTCTGCAAGATCGCCGCCGGCGAGATTCCGTCGACCAAAGTCCACGAAGACGACGAGTTCGTTGCCTTCCGCGACATTCGCCCGGCCGCTGAAACCCACGTGCTGGTGATTCCGCGCAAGCACATCGCCACCCTGTCGAATTGCACCGAAAGCGATGCACCGCTGCTTGGTAGAATGCTTGTCCTGACCGCGCGTCTGGCGGATCAGTTAGGCGTGGCGTACACGGGCGGCGAAACGGGTTTTCGCACGGTAATCAATACCGGTCCGGGCGGCGGGCAGGAGGTGTATCACCTGCACGCTCATATTCTCGCGGGACCGCGCCCCTGGCAGCGCATGGGTTGA
- a CDS encoding DUF4870 family protein, giving the protein MEQSHESYPPTVYRNAIEPERERSLRTLTHVLYALYAVHWLTGGLTILIAIIINYIKRPDVVGTPYEAHFEWQIRSFWMALLGYAIGGVLLFVVIGIPVLWAVSIWMLYRIIKGWLYLYDNKPLANPRGWF; this is encoded by the coding sequence ATGGAACAGTCGCACGAAAGCTATCCGCCAACGGTTTATCGCAACGCGATCGAGCCGGAGCGCGAGCGCAGCCTGCGCACGCTCACCCACGTCCTCTACGCGCTGTACGCGGTCCACTGGCTGACGGGCGGCCTGACCATCCTGATCGCGATCATCATCAATTACATCAAGCGGCCCGACGTGGTGGGCACGCCGTATGAAGCCCATTTCGAGTGGCAGATCCGTTCCTTCTGGATGGCCTTGCTGGGTTATGCGATCGGCGGCGTGCTGCTGTTCGTGGTGATCGGCATTCCGGTACTGTGGGCCGTGAGCATCTGGATGTTGTACCGTATTATCAAAGGCTGGCTGTATCTGTACGATAACAAGCCGCTCGCGAATCCGCGCGGCTGGTTCTGA
- the tatA gene encoding Sec-independent protein translocase subunit TatA, whose translation MGSLSIWHWLIVLLIVALVFGTKKLRNIGTDLGGAVKGFKEGMKEAETPAGEAQQRELPRNGAVDVDAKEKAPRSGDYR comes from the coding sequence ATGGGTTCGTTGAGCATTTGGCATTGGTTGATCGTGTTGTTGATCGTGGCACTCGTGTTTGGCACGAAGAAACTGCGCAATATCGGCACCGATCTGGGTGGCGCCGTGAAGGGCTTCAAGGAAGGCATGAAGGAAGCCGAAACGCCGGCAGGCGAAGCGCAACAGCGCGAACTGCCGCGTAACGGCGCCGTAGATGTGGATGCGAAGGAAAAGGCGCCGCGTTCGGGCGATTACCGCTAA